A window of Felis catus isolate Fca126 chromosome A3, F.catus_Fca126_mat1.0, whole genome shotgun sequence genomic DNA:
AAACTCAGAAGCAGCAGCCTGGGTTCTTGTTCCCCTGTGCCTTTTGCTGTCTGTgccaccttgggcaagtcacttcacctgtctgggcctcagtgtcccctgtAAAGTGAGGATGAGAACTCCTGCCTTGCTGACCTAACCGGGTACTGTGAGAATCAGATGAATGGGTAGTCAGGGCAGGGTTTCAGAGGCTGAAACTCATTCCACAGATGTAAGAGTTGGTCATTGTCAGCAGCGGCTGGGGACGGCAGGTATGAAGTTTTCTGTTTGATTCTAAGGGCAGTGTCGGGAGGCTGGAGGCCAGTTAACTCTCACCTCCCCGTGGGCTGCCCTGCAGACCAGAGGGCCAcaatctccccctccctcctctgtccctcctgcagcCTGCCTGTCCTTGCTTCAGTCTGCCTGCCTTCTGGGGACTAGCTTTAGGGACTGCTGGGTTTCCACTTTCTTCATAACTGCAAAGCCATGCAAAACAACACAAAAGGTAGTGGGAGGCTGGGAGACACAGCTGGGGATGAGGAAGGGGAGTGGGGCTGAGTGGGGGTGACCTGAACAAAGACACCCTGGCTTTTGGAGCCTGGGGAAGGTGGGAGACCTGGCAGGACAGAGGTATAAATAGAGATGCAAACTTACACAGAACACGAAGTTTCCTCCGGAtggaggagggggggtggggggtggtctggGTACCAGCAGGGCCTCTGAGAACGGAGGGAGCTCCTTAGATTTCCAGAGGGATGGGAGGCTCCCAgcttctgccttccctcccccaccccccaccccccacatttcACATTTCTCGGAATTTGCAGGGCGCGGATGTCCTGAAACATCCTCAGAGCCCGGGCTCCTGCCGGCTGGTGCGAGCAGGCACAGTCgggagatggggggcggggggggggcgcggctggaggagggtggtgaggggtgtggggagggtcCCATGGGGTCTCCTCACCCACCCCGGCTGCTCCTCCCGGcaggagcccctccctcccccggccccgCAACCCCAGGCGCTCCAGGCCCCGCAGGGCGTTCACACGGAGCTCCTGCGCTTCATGAGGCCGCGGAAGGTGGACAGGCTGTGCAGGCCAGTGGACACCGAGCTGATGGCGGAGCGCTGCGCCCCGCTGCACAGGCAGCGGTGCGAGGGCGTGTCGCTGTAGCGGCCGCCCCCTCCCGGCGACGAGTGGCTCTGCTCGACGCACGTGTCGGACGTGGAGAGGTCCCGCGGGATGATCATGGGGATGGAGTACTGCAGCTTCTCGCGGCTCTTGTACCAGAGGCACGAGCACATGGACTGGAAGTGCAGCACCTCGGCGTAGACGTTGCGGaagccgccgccgcccgccgccgccgtgGACGAGGCGGTGTCCGTGGTGTGCGCGCTgccgcccgcgcccccgccgcccccgccgccgccgccgccccctcccgccTGCCCGTTGCGCGTGAGCAGCGCGCGGTGCTCGGCGTCGCGCTTCTCGTCCTCGGCGTTCATGGTCATGAAGCGCAGCACCACGAGGTTGAGGAAGGCGCCGATGACCGTGAGGCCCGTGAGGATGTACACGAAGCTGAAGGCCACGTACTGCGGCTGCGTCTGCAGCGCCTGGTCCTTCTGCAGCGCCACGTAGTCGCCGAAGCCGATGGTGGTGAGTGTGATGAAGCAGTAGTAGTAAGCCTGGAAGAAGGTCCAGTGCTCGTAGTAGGAGAAGGCGGCGGCGCCGATGCACAGCGTGCTGATGCACGAGAAGAAGCCGATGAGCACCATGTTGGCCATGGACACGTCGGCGCGCCGCATGCCCAGCCCCCTCTTGGCGCGGTGCAGCAGGTACTTCACGAAGGTGTTGATGCGCTCGCCCAGGCTCTGGAACATGACGAGCGTGAGCGGGATGCCCAGCAGCGCGTAGAACATGCAGAACACCTTGCCGCCATCCGTGCTGGGTGCCGCGTGGCCATAGCCTGGGGGAAAGccggggaagaggagagaaggcacGCGCTGTGGGGCTGGACTTCCGGAAACCCTGACCCCTTTCCCCGAGATCTCTGCCCTCCACCTCCCCAACCTTGCCGATTCGGGCCTCTCCTTCCAACCGGAGAGAAGACAGCGCACGATTATGGGCACATCCTTGACCCCCGCACGCCATGCTAGTTCCTTGCTGATGCCCCTGGTTGACACCATAGagtagggaggaaggaggaaacaggGAGGATTAAGCGCCTTTTCTGAGGTCACACCGTTTGGAAGCAGAGCAACCTTGCGTTTGAACCAGAGTCTGTTTGACTTCAAAGACCTAACCGTTTTCTAAACCTAAAGAAGGAGCTGATTCATAGTGCTGTGGGAACTTCGTCCAGAGGCAGCAGGGATAGTGTGAAGGGTACTGGTAGGTCATTTGGGAGACCTGGTTTCTAGTTCAGTGTCTGTCGGCTTTGGACCTGTTCCttgtcctctctgggcctcagtttccttgcctgtaaGGGGTGGAGCTTGGCTAGCCTGTGATTCAGTGTGGAGGGAGGGACGCTGAGGCATGGTGGCTCCTTGATAACTTCCTTGCTGCCAGCCGAAGCTTATGAGGGGTAGTTGGCAACTGGGGCCATCCAATGTCCCCGAGGCAGCTGGCCTACCAGTGTCAGGGAGAAAGGGGACGGTGCCTGTCTGCCAGCTGGCTGCATGGTGCTCCAGGGTCTCCATTAGCCCCCAGTCTGGTGCCCCGGGGTCATCCTCTGTGCCCAAAGTAGGGTCTGTCCtcatggggaggggggggagtggCATTGCCCTTGTTGAAGCAGGGCCCCTGCCTGTCCTTCCGTTGTTACTATCACCAGCCAGACAACCCCAACCCCCATCTCCTCCGCACAATGCCCGGCCCTCACAGAGCCAGGCGCCGGGAGCCGGGAAGAGGCAAAGCTTCCCTCTGAGCCAACCATCAAGTGGCCTTAAGTCAGGAGTTGTGTCTGGAGACCTGGAGGGGAAAGGACCCTGGATGGGAACTCAGAAGCCCTAGGCACAAGTTCTGGCCCTGTCACTTGtggctatgtgaccttaggcaaattacaccccctctctgagcttgttttcctcatttgtaaaatgaggtctGCCGGTCCTGGCCCTGCTTGTTTTCACTGGGCTGTTAagatatttattacttttattgataggattattataataaaatattgctgGCTGGCAGGGTTTCCAGTTGTTCCTCCTTTCTAAGCCTTATCAAAACGTAACCCGATGCTGCttcctaaccgactgagccatccaggtgccccaacccagtGCTGCTTCTTCCGTGCAGCTGCCCTGGGTTCCGCACTGGAAGTGACCTTCTGTGTTTTGCGTGACACTGAGAATGTTCAGCTTTGAACTCCAGGGCCACTATTACCACCACCCCTGCCCTATCCCCCAGCGCCCCATACGTACAGCTAAACGCTGGCTTGGGGTGGCAGGGTGGGCCCTGGCTGGACCTTGTCATGTTTCTCTCAAGCTTCCCCCTCCACATTGCCTGCCATGCCCAGGAAGTATGCTCAGAATATGTGCATGGCCAGGTAGGATACCATGTGCTTTGGTGTCTGATATGAATTCAGATCTTCATACTCCTCCAaggactgccttttttttttttttttttaaacctctgtgggccttggtttccacatgtgtaaaatggggctgataaGTAGAACCTGCCTCCCAGGGCTTTTcgggagaaataaatgagataatgtgtataATGCACTTAACCTAGAGTCTGGTACGTATCAAATGTTCAATAATGGCTCGCTATGATTACTAATGAGCGAAGTGCGAGATTTCCCTCACATTTCCAGGCCGGGGGGCAGCTCAGTTCCAGTAAAGCTGGCATCTCTGTTAGCCCAAGGCCATTTGAATCTTAAAGCTCAGGGAGATCTGGAGAGAGCCGCTTGGAGTGTGTGGGGCTGTGGGCTGCCCTTAGAATgggctccccttcccccccttcccccccccccccccccccaccaaccagGACACCTAGCTGGTTGACTGTGTCACTCTGTGCCAGGGGCCTGGATAGCTGAGCTGTTGAGCTGCCATGCCCGGCCTGTCTGCGTCCCAGCAGGGTGAGAACAGATTGTGCCCGCCAGCTCGGCCACGGCAGCCAGACCACAACTCACCTCGACAGCTGGGCAGGCCCTGAGCCAGAACTGCTTCTTATCCtgtccttccctgtcccccaggccAGCGCCGCACTGGGCGTGGGGGAGGGCATGGCACCGCGGGTGGGGCTGGACAGGGGTTAGGTAGCGTGGGCCCGGCCCCAGCCTGACGGCacgctggctgtgtgaccttgggcacaggcattcccctctctggacctcttTTGCCCTGTCTGCACTCTAGGGGTTTGAGCTACAGCTATTAATACCCAGCCTGGTTGCCCGACGCACCATGTAAGCTAGACACGTAAGTACTTCAGAACCTGTGGGGTTCGTGAAGGAGCAGGGGGGACGGGACCTCACCGGGAAAAGGCCGCCTGAGAGCGtggtccggggtgggggggcaaccTGTGGGGGCTCAGCGAGAAGGACCCCCTCCCACTGCCACTGCCACCTCTCCCTGTGCGCGCCCAGAGGCTCTGACTTCAGGAAAACCCAGTGTCCACCGTAGCTGCGCACAAAGTCCCCTAGCTGCAGAGAGGCCCTCCCTGGTCTCAGTACAGCCCACGTGCCAGCAGACATGTGGCCGGCCACCTTCTTCCCCTGGGCCTGTCCGCACAGGGCATCCGCCCTGCCCCTGCCAACTCAGATCTATCTTGAGTGTGCTCGTgcttccccagctcctggccgGAAGTGACAACTCCATTCCCTGCCTTCCCCCTGTTGGTGCTACGCGGTGGCACAGCCAGGCTTACCCGAAGGCTCTTCTCCAGCCAGAGCCTCATGCCCCACTTGACCCACTGTCCTGTCCAGGGTGTCCCCAGCCTGGATGTACCTCACCCTTGGGGTCAGACACCACCCCCCCCGGGGCTCGTCGTCCCTCCCTGCCACAGGCTGAGGCTTGAGGTCTTACCCTCCAGACACATTTTGAACCTTAATCCTGAAAAACTTCCACAAGGCCATTCTTCTGACGATCTCTGTTTTATAGCTGAAAAGGGCTGGAGAGGCCTTGTGAGTTGGCCCAGGCCTCGAGGACTTTCTGACTCATCGCTCATTCCGATGCCTCAGAGCCGATTCATCACCCAGGAAGGGTGACCgggatgggaaactgaggccccgagaggGGAGCGTTCCACTAGGGGTTGCATCCTCGGGCACTGCTCCGAGACGGACGTGGCCCAGTGGCAATAGGAGTGTGACGCCGGGGGAGCCAGATGCTTCTCCAAGTACCTGGCCCAGGGTCAGCACGGCCCCGTCCCTTCATCTGTTTTCCTGTCATTGGGTGAAAGGGCAAGGGAGCTGTGAGGACCCGCTGACGTGGGTGCCCAGCTGGAAGCGGTGCCAGCTGGGGTGGAGCCACTCCCGGGGGGCCCTGGAACTTCTGGGAAGTAATTGGGAGTTTGGCAAGGCCTGTCTGCCTGCCAGCAGGCCCGCTGCTTGCCTGGTCCTTGCCCACAT
This region includes:
- the KCNK3 gene encoding potassium channel subfamily K member 3 isoform X2, producing MSDESESPRGLGQLTRPLQPFSAIKQRSSEEWPCGSFSGLRFKMCLEGYGHAAPSTDGGKVFCMFYALLGIPLTLVMFQSLGERINTFVKYLLHRAKRGLGMRRADVSMANMVLIGFFSCISTLCIGAAAFSYYEHWTFFQAYYYCFITLTTIGFGDYVALQKDQALQTQPQYVAFSFVYILTGLTVIGAFLNLVVLRFMTMNAEDEKRDAEHRALLTRNGQAGGGGGGGGGGGGAGGSAHTTDTASSTAAAGGGGFRNVYAEVLHFQSMCSCLWYKSREKLQYSIPMIIPRDLSTSDTCVEQSHSSPGGGGRYSDTPSHRCLCSGAQRSAISSVSTGLHSLSTFRGLMKRRSSV
- the KCNK3 gene encoding potassium channel subfamily K member 3 isoform X1; this encodes MKRQNVRTLALIVCTFTYLLVGAAVFDALESEPEMIERQRLELRQQELRARYNLSQGGYEELERVVLRLKPHKAGVQWRFAGSFYFAITVITTIGYGHAAPSTDGGKVFCMFYALLGIPLTLVMFQSLGERINTFVKYLLHRAKRGLGMRRADVSMANMVLIGFFSCISTLCIGAAAFSYYEHWTFFQAYYYCFITLTTIGFGDYVALQKDQALQTQPQYVAFSFVYILTGLTVIGAFLNLVVLRFMTMNAEDEKRDAEHRALLTRNGQAGGGGGGGGGGGGAGGSAHTTDTASSTAAAGGGGFRNVYAEVLHFQSMCSCLWYKSREKLQYSIPMIIPRDLSTSDTCVEQSHSSPGGGGRYSDTPSHRCLCSGAQRSAISSVSTGLHSLSTFRGLMKRRSSV